TCAGATCATCCCTGTGAGGTCCGACAACGGTTGTTCCTCTTCGGGCTTCCTGATCCTTCACCTCTTCAAGCTGACCCGAAAATACGGAACGGATCGTCTCTAATTCATCTGTTTCAGTGGTTTTGATCGTTGAATCATACTGAAGGGTCAACGTCTCTTCCCCTCTGCTGATTTCAGTATGAACCGGTCGTGCCCATCCTTCGAGTTTACGAAGAAATCCATACCGCTTGTAAACAACTTCTGCGCCTGCATTGACAAGCTGTTCTGTCAGCACATGCCACATCCCTTCGTCAAAAGCAGTCTGTTTTTGCTGAACCTGCTTCAGCCATTGATTCCTTTGTTTCAATATCTTGTAATATTGGGACAAATAGTATAAATACACGGTGTAAATTTGCCCCATTTCCATATCCAGAAAGCGACGTCTGAGCTGCGGACTCCCTTTCACAAGTGCCAGATCTTCCGGAGCAAACATGACGATCGTGCATGCGCCAATGTAGTCGGACAATCGCTTTTTTTCCAACCCGTTCAGCTTCACTTTTTTTCCCCGTGACGAGAACATCATTTCCATTTTCATGGCCCCGTAACGGTTTGTCAATGCGCCTTCCACCCGTGCAAACGGCTGATCCCAGCGAATCAGTTCTTTATCTTTCGATGTACGGTGAGATCTTGCCATCGCCAGAACATAGATGGCTTCCATCACGTTCGTCTTGCCATGGGCGTTCTCTCCGATAAAAACATTTACCCGGTTCTCAAATGCAAGGTGCAAGGTGTCGTAATTCCGGTAATCCGTTAACAGTAATTTGTTAATATGCACGGATCAAATGTCCATTCACGGTGCTTTTGACGCTTCAATCAGGATCGTGGATTGACTGTCTACGAGGATCTGGTCACCGGGATACAGTTTTCTGCCGCGCCTTGTTTCCCGTTCGTTCTCGTCATTGATGAAAACGGGAATATCATTCAAAAACCACTTTGCTTCTCCGCCGGAACTGATCATTGCGGTCTCTTTGAGCATCTGTCCCAAGGTCATATACTCCGTTGTAATTGTAATCCGTTCTTCCACTCGACTTCACTCACTTCCCAGGCTTTACTGTTTTTATCATGACCCTTTCAAAATTCAAAAACGTCTTCCTACTGTCTCTCAACGTGTAAAATAGCTTTCGCACAGTGATCAGCGAAAGCCATACAGCATCATGTATGAATCATCTGTCGTTTATCCAAAAGAAATTGCGAACAAATTAAGTCACTTTATATTGTACTAAAAATCTGCACAAAACGCCAATGGACTTTTCAATGTTTTACAGTATCACCTTCTTGATTTGATGAACTGGAATAATCACTGATGACTGATTGTCGAAAGCGTTTGTGATTCTTACGATCTCCGCTTTCCATCAATCTTAAAAAATCCCATAAAAGGAAAATCCTCTCTGAGGAAAACCCAGAGAGGAACGAATAGAACCAGATATTAACAGATCAATACGTACGGACCGGACTGAACAAGTGAAGCATGTGATCACGGTCAACTGGTTTCAGAACAAACGGACTCATTGCACCGGTGAAGTTGATGACGATCTCCGTCGCTTCAACGACTTTCAATGCATCAATCATATTTTTTCCGTTGAATGAAATGCGGAGTTCATCCCCTTCGTAGCTGAGTGTGCTCACCTGTTCAGTGACCTTTCCTACCTCCGGGGTGA
This Salisediminibacterium beveridgei DNA region includes the following protein-coding sequences:
- the yaaA gene encoding S4 domain-containing protein YaaA, producing the protein MEERITITTEYMTLGQMLKETAMISSGGEAKWFLNDIPVFINDENERETRRGRKLYPGDQILVDSQSTILIEASKAP